Proteins co-encoded in one Rattus rattus isolate New Zealand chromosome 5, Rrattus_CSIRO_v1, whole genome shotgun sequence genomic window:
- the Ak1 gene encoding adenylate kinase isoenzyme 1, with the protein MEDKLKKAKIIFVVGGPGSGKGTQCEKIVQKYGYTHLSTGDLLRAEVSSGSERGKMLSSIMEKGELVPLETVLDMLRDAMLAKVDSSNGFLIDGYPREVKQGEEFERKITQPTLLLYVDAGPETMTQRLLKRGETSGRVDDNEETIKKRLETYYKATEPVISFYDKRGIVRKVNAEGSVDTVFSQVCTYLDSLK; encoded by the exons ATGGAAG ACAAGCTGAAGAAGGCCAAGATCATCTTCGTGGTGG GCGGGCCTGGCTCAGGAAAAGGCACCCAGTGTGAAAAGATTGTGCAGAAATATGGCTACACCCACCTCTCTACTGGGGACCTGCTTCGGGCAGAAGTCAGCTCTGGATCGGAGAGGGGCAAGATGCTGTCATCTATCATGGAGAAGGGAGAGCTGGTGCCACTG GAGACGGTGCTGGACATGCTTCGGGATGCTATGTTAGCCAAAGTGGACTCTTCCAACGGCTTCTTGATTGACGGCTACCCGAGGGAGGTGAAACAGGGAGAAGAGTTTGAACGGAAG ATCACACAGCCCACACTGCTACTGTATGTGGACGCAGGCCCCGAGACCATGACCCAACGACTCCTAAAGCGAGGGGAGACCAGTGGCCGAGTGGACGACAACGAGGAGACCATCAAGAAGAGGCTGGAGACGTATTACAAAGCCACAGAACCTGTCATCTCCTTCTATGACAAACGCGGCATTGTGCGCAAG GTCAATGCTGAAGGCTCAGTGGACACTGTCTTCTCCCAGGTCTGCACCTATCTTGACTCCCTGAAGTAA
- the St6galnac6 gene encoding alpha-N-acetylgalactosaminide alpha-2,6-sialyltransferase 6 isoform X3 → MRLRGPLLGHCGPGTCCREQRSAVFVVLFALITILILYSSNSANEVFHYGSLRGRSRRPVNLKKWSFSNAYFPILGNKTLPSRCNQCVIVTSSSHLLGTKLGPEIERAECTIRMNDAPTTGYSADVGNKTTFRVVAHSSVFRVLRKPQEFVNRTPETVFIFWGPPNKMQKPQGSLLRVIQRAGLAFPNMEAYAVSQARMQQFDDLFRGETGKDREKSHSWLSTGWFTMVIAVELCDHVHVYGMVPPDYCSGPACSGCRTTTMNPRGQMSVSPTSRTSTAVRAITTASSPRRGSSHPGLSSTVSPSPTPPGPNHPVHRPRTDTSEVALGPAI, encoded by the exons GAGCAGCGGTCAGCAGTGTTTGTGGTCCTCTTTGCTCTCATCACCATCCTCATCCTCTACAGCTCCAACAGTGCCAACGAGGTCTTCCACTACGGCTCCCTGCGGGGCCGCTCGCGGCGGCCAGTCAACCTCAAGAAGTGGAGTTTCTCCAACGCCTACTTCCCTATCCTCGGCAACAAG ACGCTGCCATCCCGGTGCAACCAGTGTGTGATCGTCACCAGCTCCAGCCACCTGCTGGGCACCAAACTGGGCCCTGAGATTGAGCGGGCTGAGTGCACCATCCGCATGAACGATGCTCCCACCACTGGCTACTCAGCCGACGTCGGCAACAAAACCACCTTCCGCGTAGTGGCTCATTCCAGTGTGTTCCGTGTGCTGCGGAAGCCCCAGGAATTTGTCAACAGGACCCCTGAAACTGTGTTCATCTTCTGGGGCCCCCCAAACAAGATGCAGAAGCCCCAGGGCAGCCTCCTGCGCGTCATCCAGCGGGCAGGCCTTGCGTTCCCTAACATGGAGGCCTATGCCGTCTCTCAAGCCCGCATGCAGCAGTTTGACGACCTCTTCCGGGGTGAGACAGGCAAGGACAG GGAAAAGTCCCACTCGTGGTTGAGCACAGGCTGGTTTACCATGGTGATTGCGGTGGAGTTGTGTGACCATGTGCACGTGTATGGCATGGTCCCTCCCGACTACTGCAG CGGCCCCGCCTGCAGCGGATGCCGTACCACTACTATGAACCCAAGGGGCCAGATGAGTGTGTCACCTACATCCAGAACGAGCACAGCCGTAAGGGCAATCACCACCGCTTCATCACCGAGAAGAGGGTCTTCTCATCCTGGGCTCAGCTCTACGGTATCaccttctcccacccctcctgGACCTAACCATCCTGTCCACAGACCTCGGACAGATACAAGTGAAGTGGCTCTGGGCCCAGCCATTTGA